The following proteins come from a genomic window of Malus domestica chromosome 02, GDT2T_hap1:
- the LOC103426548 gene encoding 2-alkenal reductase (NADP(+)-dependent)-like, producing MAASTEEVISNKQVLLKDYVTGFPKESDMQLTAATTKLKLPEGSKGVLVKNLYLSCDPYIRNRMTKREPGASFMDSFKPGSPIVGYGVAKVLESGDPKFKQGDFIWGITGWEEYSVITATESLFKIQHTDVPLSYYTGILGMPGMTAYAGFYEVCNPKKGETVFVSAASGAVGQLVGQFAKSLGCYVVGSAGSKEKVDLLKNKFGFDKAFNYKEEPDLDAALKRYFPEGIDIYFENVGGKMLDAVLQNMRLHGRIAVCGMVSQYNLDQPEGCHNLMYLIIKQIRMQGFGVSSYYHLYGKFLEMVLPAIKEGKITYVEDVVEGLESAPAALIGLFAGRNVGKQVVVVSRE from the exons ATGGCGGCGAGTACAGAGGAAGTGATCAGCAACAAGCAGGTGCTACTGAAAGACTATGTGACCGGCTTCCCCAAAGAATCTGACATGCAACTCACCGCCGCCACCACCAAGCTCAAGCTTCCAGAAGGTTCAAAAGGGGTTCTGGTGAAGAACCTCTACTTGTCCTGCGACCCTTATATTAGAAACCGCATGACCAAGCGTGAACCTGGCGCCAGTTTTATGGATTCCTTCAAACCCGGTTCG CCTATAGTCGGATATGGAGTTGCCAAAGTTTTGGAATCCGGAGATCCCAAGTTTAAGCAAGGCGACTTCATTTGGGGAATAACCGGGTGGGAAGAGTACAGTGTTATCACTGCAACGGAGTCTTTGTTTAAGATTCAGCACACTGATGTGCCTCTCTCTTACTATACTGGTATTCTTG GTATGCCTGGAATGACTGCTTATGCTGGTTTTTATGAGGTCTGCAATCCTAAGAAGGGAGAGACGGTCTTCGTTTCAGCAGCATCTGGGGCGGTAGGTCAGCTTGTTGGCCAATTTGCAAAGTCGTTGGGTTGCTATGTTGTTGGAAGTGCTGGAAGCAAAGAAAAG GTTGATCTGCTGAAGAACAAGTTTGGGTTTGACAAAGCTTTCAATTATAAAGAAGAGCCTGATTTGGATGCAGCTTTAAAAAG ATACTTTCCTGAAGGCATCGACATATACTTTGAAAACGTTGGGGGAAAAATGCTTGATGCAGTGCTACAAAACATGAGGCTCCATGGCCGGATTGCAGTTTGTGGGATGGTCTCGCAGTATAACCTTGACCAGCCTGAAGGTTGTCACAATTTAATGTATCTGATCATTAAACAGATTCGCATGCAAGGTTTCGGGGTTTCTAGTTACTACCACCTTTACGGAAAGTTTCTTGAAATGGTTCTGCCGGCCATAAAAGAAGGGAAGATAACTTATGTGGAAGATGTAGTGGAAGGCCTTGAGAGCGCTCCAGCTGCTCTGATAGGGCTCTTTGCCGGCCGCAATGTGGGAAAGCAGGTGGTGGTAGTTTCCCGAGAATGA
- the LOC114826964 gene encoding 2-alkenal reductase (NADP(+)-dependent)-like isoform X2: protein MEVTSNKQVILRNYVTGFPKESDMQLVTAATTELKLPEGSIGVLVKNLYLSCDPYMRGRMTKREPGSYVGCFVPGSPITGYGVAKVLESGDPKFKEGDFVWGMTGWEEYSLITATETLFKIHDIDVPLSYYTGILGMPGITAYAGFHEVCSPKKGETVFVSAASGAVGQLVGQFAKLLGCYVVGSAGSKEKRVKVDLLRNKFGFDEAFNYKEEPNLDAALKRYFPEGIDIYFENVGGKMLDAVLLNMRMNGRIAICGMISQYNLEQTEGVHNLISLISKQVRMQGFVAFSYYHLYGKFLETVLPAIKEGKIIYVEDVVEGLESAPGALAGLFAGRNVGKQVVLVSRD from the exons atggaAGTGACGAGCAACAAGCAGGTGATATTGAGAAACTATGTCACCGGCTTCCCTAAAGAATCCGACATGCAATTAGTCACCGCCGCCACCACCGAGCTGAAGCTTCCAGAAGGTTCCATTGGGGTTCTGGTGAAGAACCTCTACTTGTCCTGCGACCCTTATATGAGAGGCCGCATGACCAAGCGCGAACCCGGCAGTTATGTCGGCTGCTTCGTCCCCGGTTCG CCTATAACCGGATACGGAGTGGCTAAAGTTTTGGAATCGGGGGATCCCAAGTTTAAGGAAGGCGATTTCGTTTGGGGGATGACTGGGTGGGAAGAATATAGTCTCATCACTGCCACAGAGACCCTGTTTAAGATTCACGACATCGATGTCCCTCTCTCTTATTATACTGGAATTCTAG GTATGCCTGGCATAACTGCTTATGCTGGCTTTCATGAGGTCTGCAGTCCAAAGAAAGGAGAGACAGTCTTCGTTTCGGCCGCATCTGGAGCAGTAGGTCAACTTGTTGGGCAATTCGCAAAGTTGTTGGGTTGCTATGTTGTTGGGAGTGCTGGAAGCAAAGAAAAG CGAGTTAAGGTTGATTTGCTGAGGAACAAGTTCGGGTTTGACGAGGCTTTCAATTATAAAGAAGAACCTAACTTGGATGCTGCCTTAAAAAG GTACTTTCCTGAAGGCATCGATATATACTTTGAAAATGTTGGGGGAAAGATGCTCGATGCAGTCCTACTAAACATGAGGATGAATGGCCGAATCGCAATTTGTGGGATGATCTCGCAGTACAACCTTGAGCAAACAGAAGGTGTGCATAATTTAATATCACTCATCTCTAAACAGGTCCGTATGCAAGGTTTCGTGGCTTTTAGTTACTATCATCTATACGGGAAGTTTCTTGAAACAGTTCTACCTGCCATAAAAGAAGGGAAGATAATATACGTGGAAGATGTAGTTGAAGGCCTTGAGAGCGCTCCGGGGGCTCTGGCAGGGCTCTTTGCTGGCCGCAATGTCGGAAAGCAGGTGGTTTTAGTTTCTAGGGATTGA
- the LOC114826965 gene encoding 2-alkenal reductase (NADP(+)-dependent)-like codes for MEVTSNKHVILRDYVTGFPKESDMQLVTAAATKLKLPEGSTGVLVKNLYLSCNPYMRGRMTKREPGGSYVPSFVHSSPITGYGVAKVLESGDPMFKEGDFVWGMTAWEEYSLIAATKALFKIHDTDVPLSYYTGILGIFLVLFSPNFEVDVLGKLLM; via the exons atggaAGTGACGAGCAACAAGCATGTGATACTCAGAGACTATGTCACCGGCTTCCCCAAAGAATCCGATATGCAATTAGTCACCGCCGCAGCCACCAAGCTGAAGCTTCCAGAAGGTTCCACTGGGGTTCTGGTGAAGAACCTCTACTTGTCCTGCAACCCTTATATGAGAGGCCGCATGACCAAGCGCGAACCCGGCGGCAGTTATGTCCCCTCTTTCGTGCACAGTTCG CCTATAACCGGATACGGAGTGGCTAAAGTTTTGGAATCGGGGGATCCCATGTTCAAGGAAGGCGATTTCGTTTGGGGGATGACCGCGTGGGAAGAATATAGTCTCATCGCTGCCACAAAGGCCCTGTTTAAGATTCACGACACCGATGTCCCACTCTCTTACTATACTGGAATTCTAGGCATATTTCTAGTGCTATTTTCACCAAATTTTGAAGTTGATGTCTTGGGAAAATTGCTTATGTAG
- the LOC114826964 gene encoding 2-alkenal reductase (NADP(+)-dependent)-like isoform X1, with protein sequence MAASTEGVISHKQVLLKDYVTGFPKESDMQLTTATSQLKLPEGSIGVLVKNLYLSCDPYMRGRMTKREPGSYVGCFVPGSPITGYGVAKVLESGDPKFKEGDFVWGMTGWEEYSLITATETLFKIHDIDVPLSYYTGILGMPGITAYAGFHEVCSPKKGETVFVSAASGAVGQLVGQFAKLLGCYVVGSAGSKEKVDLLRNKFGFDEAFNYKEEPNLDAALKRYFPEGIDIYFENVGGKMLDAVLLNMRMNGRIAICGMISQYNLEQTEGVHNLISLISKQVRMQGFVAFSYYHLYGKFLETVLPAIKEGKIIYVEDVVEGLESAPGALAGLFAGRNVGKQVVLVSRD encoded by the exons ATGGCGGCGAGTACAGAAGGAGTGATCAGCCACAAGCAGGTGCTACTGAAAGACTATGTGACTGGCTTCCCCAAAGAATCTGACATGCAACTCACCACCGCCACCTCCCAGCTCAAGCTTCCAGAAG GTTCCATTGGGGTTCTGGTGAAGAACCTCTACTTGTCCTGCGACCCTTATATGAGAGGCCGCATGACCAAGCGCGAACCCGGCAGTTATGTCGGCTGCTTCGTCCCCGGTTCG CCTATAACCGGATACGGAGTGGCTAAAGTTTTGGAATCGGGGGATCCCAAGTTTAAGGAAGGCGATTTCGTTTGGGGGATGACTGGGTGGGAAGAATATAGTCTCATCACTGCCACAGAGACCCTGTTTAAGATTCACGACATCGATGTCCCTCTCTCTTATTATACTGGAATTCTAG GTATGCCTGGCATAACTGCTTATGCTGGCTTTCATGAGGTCTGCAGTCCAAAGAAAGGAGAGACAGTCTTCGTTTCGGCCGCATCTGGAGCAGTAGGTCAACTTGTTGGGCAATTCGCAAAGTTGTTGGGTTGCTATGTTGTTGGGAGTGCTGGAAGCAAAGAAAAG GTTGATTTGCTGAGGAACAAGTTCGGGTTTGACGAGGCTTTCAATTATAAAGAAGAACCTAACTTGGATGCTGCCTTAAAAAG GTACTTTCCTGAAGGCATCGATATATACTTTGAAAATGTTGGGGGAAAGATGCTCGATGCAGTCCTACTAAACATGAGGATGAATGGCCGAATCGCAATTTGTGGGATGATCTCGCAGTACAACCTTGAGCAAACAGAAGGTGTGCATAATTTAATATCACTCATCTCTAAACAGGTCCGTATGCAAGGTTTCGTGGCTTTTAGTTACTATCATCTATACGGGAAGTTTCTTGAAACAGTTCTACCTGCCATAAAAGAAGGGAAGATAATATACGTGGAAGATGTAGTTGAAGGCCTTGAGAGCGCTCCGGGGGCTCTGGCAGGGCTCTTTGCTGGCCGCAATGTCGGAAAGCAGGTGGTTTTAGTTTCTAGGGATTGA
- the LOC114826964 gene encoding 2-alkenal reductase (NADP(+)-dependent)-like isoform X3, which produces MEVTSNKQVILRNYVTGFPKESDMQLVTAATTELKLPEGSIGVLVKNLYLSCDPYMRGRMTKREPGSYVGCFVPGSPITGYGVAKVLESGDPKFKEGDFVWGMTGWEEYSLITATETLFKIHDIDVPLSYYTGILGMPGITAYAGFHEVCSPKKGETVFVSAASGAVGQLVGQFAKLLGCYVVGSAGSKEKVDLLRNKFGFDEAFNYKEEPNLDAALKRYFPEGIDIYFENVGGKMLDAVLLNMRMNGRIAICGMISQYNLEQTEGVHNLISLISKQVRMQGFVAFSYYHLYGKFLETVLPAIKEGKIIYVEDVVEGLESAPGALAGLFAGRNVGKQVVLVSRD; this is translated from the exons atggaAGTGACGAGCAACAAGCAGGTGATATTGAGAAACTATGTCACCGGCTTCCCTAAAGAATCCGACATGCAATTAGTCACCGCCGCCACCACCGAGCTGAAGCTTCCAGAAGGTTCCATTGGGGTTCTGGTGAAGAACCTCTACTTGTCCTGCGACCCTTATATGAGAGGCCGCATGACCAAGCGCGAACCCGGCAGTTATGTCGGCTGCTTCGTCCCCGGTTCG CCTATAACCGGATACGGAGTGGCTAAAGTTTTGGAATCGGGGGATCCCAAGTTTAAGGAAGGCGATTTCGTTTGGGGGATGACTGGGTGGGAAGAATATAGTCTCATCACTGCCACAGAGACCCTGTTTAAGATTCACGACATCGATGTCCCTCTCTCTTATTATACTGGAATTCTAG GTATGCCTGGCATAACTGCTTATGCTGGCTTTCATGAGGTCTGCAGTCCAAAGAAAGGAGAGACAGTCTTCGTTTCGGCCGCATCTGGAGCAGTAGGTCAACTTGTTGGGCAATTCGCAAAGTTGTTGGGTTGCTATGTTGTTGGGAGTGCTGGAAGCAAAGAAAAG GTTGATTTGCTGAGGAACAAGTTCGGGTTTGACGAGGCTTTCAATTATAAAGAAGAACCTAACTTGGATGCTGCCTTAAAAAG GTACTTTCCTGAAGGCATCGATATATACTTTGAAAATGTTGGGGGAAAGATGCTCGATGCAGTCCTACTAAACATGAGGATGAATGGCCGAATCGCAATTTGTGGGATGATCTCGCAGTACAACCTTGAGCAAACAGAAGGTGTGCATAATTTAATATCACTCATCTCTAAACAGGTCCGTATGCAAGGTTTCGTGGCTTTTAGTTACTATCATCTATACGGGAAGTTTCTTGAAACAGTTCTACCTGCCATAAAAGAAGGGAAGATAATATACGTGGAAGATGTAGTTGAAGGCCTTGAGAGCGCTCCGGGGGCTCTGGCAGGGCTCTTTGCTGGCCGCAATGTCGGAAAGCAGGTGGTTTTAGTTTCTAGGGATTGA